A single window of Streptomyces cathayae DNA harbors:
- a CDS encoding acyl CoA:acetate/3-ketoacid CoA transferase, which yields MKDVAVGGVSISAAAAVREITDGATLAISGGGGGVLEPDALIMALAARFEAEGSPRDLTIVHSVGVGDKALRGMSHLAKPGLVAKFIGGHMGNSPAVGKMIRDNQVEAYNLPLGVLSQLFRDTAAGRPGLLTRTGLGTFVDPRLGGGSLNSISKDSLVEVMEIDGQEYLFYRAIPIDFAFVRGSRADVLGNVVYDDEPSYLDTLEISMAGYRGGATRPGPGRTFVQVKEVASERFHPKRVHIPGALVGAVVEYPEQWQTYVAERNDAFAGDVRIDEFPELPHGWRRIIAERAARFVQPGDVVNLGVGVPDGVASVLQETGMSEQITMTNEHGVIGGVTSLGMTFGASSNYDALLTMTNIIDLYQGGMLDVTFLGFAQADRHGNVNVSLYNGEVMGAGGFIDIAQNARRVVFCGSLTAAGFKPDIGDGTLGIAREGSVDKFVRDVDQITFSGEQAVKRGQDVHLVTERAVFQLTSQGWALREVAPGVDVQADVLDHCPFTPVLDDVSPMAAELFTRKDSREV from the coding sequence GTGAAGGACGTCGCAGTGGGTGGCGTGTCGATCAGCGCAGCCGCGGCAGTGCGTGAGATCACCGATGGCGCGACGCTCGCGATCTCGGGAGGCGGGGGCGGGGTGCTCGAGCCGGATGCGTTGATCATGGCTCTGGCGGCCCGCTTCGAGGCTGAGGGGAGCCCGCGCGATCTGACGATCGTGCACAGCGTGGGTGTGGGCGACAAGGCGCTGCGAGGCATGAGCCACCTGGCCAAGCCCGGTCTGGTCGCCAAGTTCATCGGTGGCCACATGGGCAACAGCCCCGCCGTCGGCAAGATGATCCGTGACAACCAGGTCGAGGCCTACAACCTCCCGCTCGGTGTGCTGAGCCAGCTCTTCCGCGACACCGCTGCGGGCCGGCCCGGGCTGCTGACCAGGACCGGCCTCGGCACGTTCGTCGATCCGCGGCTCGGCGGAGGCAGCCTGAACTCGATCTCCAAGGACAGCCTCGTCGAGGTGATGGAGATCGACGGGCAGGAGTACCTCTTCTACCGGGCGATCCCCATCGACTTCGCCTTCGTGCGAGGAAGCCGGGCCGACGTCCTGGGCAACGTGGTGTACGACGACGAACCGTCGTACCTCGACACGCTGGAGATCAGCATGGCCGGCTACCGGGGCGGCGCGACCCGTCCCGGTCCGGGGCGTACCTTCGTGCAGGTCAAGGAGGTCGCGTCCGAGCGCTTCCATCCCAAGCGCGTGCACATCCCCGGGGCGCTCGTCGGCGCGGTCGTGGAGTACCCGGAGCAGTGGCAGACCTATGTGGCGGAGCGCAACGACGCCTTCGCCGGTGATGTGCGCATCGACGAGTTCCCCGAGCTGCCGCACGGGTGGCGGCGGATCATCGCCGAGCGGGCGGCCCGCTTCGTCCAGCCGGGCGACGTGGTGAACCTCGGTGTCGGGGTGCCCGACGGCGTGGCGTCCGTGCTGCAGGAGACCGGCATGAGCGAGCAGATCACGATGACGAACGAGCACGGGGTCATCGGCGGGGTCACGTCGCTCGGCATGACGTTCGGCGCGTCGAGCAACTACGACGCCCTGCTGACGATGACGAACATCATCGACCTGTACCAGGGCGGCATGCTCGACGTCACCTTCCTGGGCTTCGCGCAGGCCGACCGGCACGGCAACGTCAACGTGTCGCTCTACAACGGCGAGGTGATGGGGGCCGGCGGGTTCATCGACATCGCCCAGAACGCCCGTCGCGTGGTCTTCTGCGGCTCGTTGACCGCCGCCGGATTCAAGCCCGACATCGGCGACGGAACGCTGGGCATCGCCCGCGAAGGCTCCGTCGACAAGTTCGTCCGTGACGTCGACCAGATCACCTTCAGCGGCGAGCAGGCGGTCAAACGGGGACAGGACGTGCACCTCGTCACCGAACGCGCCGTCTTCCAGCTGACTTCGCAGGGCTGGGCCCTGCGCGAGGTCGCACCCGGTGTCGACGTACAGGCCGACGTACTGGACCACTGCCCCTTCACCCCTGTGCTCGACGACGTGTCGCCCATGGCGGCCGAGCTTTTCACCCGAAAGGACAGCCGTGAAGTCTGA